From a single Brassica oleracea var. oleracea cultivar TO1000 chromosome C5, BOL, whole genome shotgun sequence genomic region:
- the LOC106344814 gene encoding uncharacterized protein LOC106344814: protein MAMDKRNELSEAIQRGIEPQGLSDNLQSRADELVKAEPVPPCLRARTIHVISEGPEVYNVNHATIQENAPVVWGNSERVKLEYPETNEITITDEEREGVLVPHHDALIISLTIANCLVKRIPVDSGSSSNIIFQTAYQGLGLEEKALIRKAISLVRFSREVKETTGEVVLPVHAEEVSLSTRLLVVSCHSPYNVILGRAWIHGMGAAPSTLHQTIKFPTPWGVQGIRGDQETNHRCYQVTLKKQIEAAPPPQIKSQVSHTEEPEVEDMDDVPLVEGISTRNLKIGSKLPEGLRRRLVDFLRSNSDCFAWSHSDMSGIDPEIIMHQLQVDPSHQPTRQKRRKFAPERDIIINEEVRNLLEAKFIREVQYPEWLANVAVVKKKNGKWRVCIDLTDLNKSCRKDPFPLPHIDKLVDATAGHQLMSFMDAFSGYNQILMKPEDQEKTSFMTSQGIYCYKVMPFGLKNA, encoded by the coding sequence ATGGCGATGGATAAACGTAACGAGTTATCCGAAGCCATTCAAAGAGGAATAGAGCCCCAGGGCTTATCCGACAACTTACAAAGTCGAGCAGACGAACTCGTCAAAGCCGAGCCCGTCCCGCCATGCCTACGAGCTAGGACGATCCATGTCATATCTGAAGGACCGGAGGTGTACAACGTGAACCACGCCACTATTCAGGAAAACGCCCCCGTTGTATGGGGCAACTCCGAGAGGGTCAAATTAGAGTATCCCGAAACCAATGAAATAACTATCACCGACGAAGAACGAGAGGGAGTCTTGGTGCCACACCACGATGCCCTCATCATCTCGCTTACTATAGCAAACTGCCTGGTTAAACGAATACCGGTGGATAGCGGCAGCTCCAGTAATATCATCTTCCAGACCGCATACCAAGGTCTGGGGCTGGAGGAGAAAGCCCTAATACGAAAAGCAATCTCCCTTGTCAGATTCAGCAGGGAGGTCAAGGAAACGACAGGGGAGGTTGTCCTCCCTGTCCATGCTGAAGAGGTCAGCCTATCTACTAGGCTCCTGGTAGTCAGCTGTCACTCCCCCTACAACGTGATCTTGGGCCGAGCGTGGATTCATGGAATGGGGGCAGCTCCCTCGACTCTCCATCAGACGATAAAATTTCCCACTCCTTGGGGCGTTCAGGGGATTCGAGGAGATCAGGAGACTAACCACCGCTGCTACCAAGTCACTCTGAAGAAACAAATCGAGGCCGCACCGCCCCCGCAAATCAAGTCCCAAGTTTCGCACACAGAGGAACCAGAAGTCGAGGATATGGATGACGTGCCACTAGTCGAAGGCATTTCAACTCGTAACCTCAAGATCGGCTCCAAGCTCCCCGAGGGATTAAGAAGAAGGCTAGTAGATTTTCTCAGGTCCAATTCCGATTGCTTCGCGTGGTCCCATTCGGACATGTCCGGGATCGACCCCGAGATCATTATGCATCAGCTACAGGTGGATCCCTCTCACCAGCCTACAAGACAGAAGCGAAGAAAGTTCGCTCCAGAAAGAGACATTATAATCAACGAAGAGGTCAGGAACCTATTAGAAGCAAAGTTCATCCGAGAGGTGCAGTACCCAGAGTGGCTAGCCAATGTGGCCGTGGTCAAGAAGAAGAACGGAAAATGGCGGGTCTGCATCGATTTGACAGACCTCAACAAGTCCTGCCGAAAGGACCCTTTCCCTCTGCCGCACATCGATAAGCTTGTCGATGCTACGGCTGGACACCAGCTAATGAGCTTCATGGATGCTTTCTCCGGCTACAACCAAATACTCATGAAGCCTGAAGATCAAGAGAAAACCTCCTTCATGACGTCTCAGGGGATCTACTGCTACAAGGTCATGCCCTTCGGCCTGAAGAACGCATAA